From one Desulfatiglans anilini DSM 4660 genomic stretch:
- the acd gene encoding glutaryl-CoA dehydrogenase Acd gives MEFELSEELQMLRDMARDFAAEKIAPFADEWDEKHYFPYEEAVRPMGELGFFGTVIPEEYGGNEMGWLAAMILTEEIARASSSLRVQINMQTLGCAFTIFRYGTEDLKKKYIPKLVSAEYMGGFGITEPNAGSDVMNMKSTAADKGDHWLINGSKTWISNTSVADALIFYAYTDKEARGRGLSAFVIEPKNFNGIHTTNLDKMGSRSSPTGEIYLEDTKVPKENILGKPGDGAKIVFGSLNQTRLSAAAGGIGVAQACLDAATAYCAEREQFGQPIGQFQMNQDLIAQITCEIEAARLVVYKAAWQKDQGNLNNTLEVAQAKYLAGEVAVKASQVAMKILGAYGYSTEYPVARYYRDAPTYQIVEGSTNICKWIVALDQLGIRKANR, from the coding sequence ATGGAATTTGAGTTAAGTGAAGAGCTACAGATGCTGCGTGACATGGCGCGCGACTTTGCCGCCGAAAAGATCGCCCCGTTTGCGGACGAATGGGATGAAAAGCATTATTTCCCTTACGAAGAAGCCGTCAGGCCCATGGGCGAGCTCGGATTCTTCGGCACCGTCATCCCCGAGGAGTACGGCGGCAATGAAATGGGCTGGCTGGCCGCCATGATCCTGACGGAGGAAATCGCCCGGGCCTCGAGTTCCCTCAGGGTTCAGATCAACATGCAGACCCTCGGGTGCGCCTTCACGATCTTTCGCTACGGTACGGAAGACCTGAAGAAGAAGTACATCCCGAAGCTCGTCAGCGCTGAATACATGGGCGGCTTCGGCATCACCGAACCGAATGCCGGCTCCGACGTCATGAACATGAAGTCGACGGCTGCCGACAAGGGCGACCACTGGCTCATCAACGGATCCAAGACCTGGATCTCCAACACCTCGGTCGCCGATGCCCTGATCTTTTATGCCTACACGGATAAAGAAGCCCGGGGCCGGGGCCTTTCGGCCTTTGTCATCGAACCCAAGAACTTCAACGGGATCCACACGACGAACCTGGACAAGATGGGATCGCGCTCCTCACCGACCGGAGAGATCTACCTGGAAGACACGAAGGTCCCGAAAGAAAACATCCTCGGCAAGCCCGGGGACGGCGCCAAGATCGTCTTCGGATCCCTGAACCAGACCCGCCTCTCGGCGGCCGCCGGCGGCATCGGCGTCGCGCAGGCCTGTCTGGACGCCGCAACCGCCTACTGCGCGGAGCGTGAGCAGTTCGGCCAGCCCATCGGCCAGTTCCAGATGAACCAGGACCTCATCGCCCAGATCACCTGCGAGATCGAAGCGGCAAGGCTCGTGGTCTACAAGGCCGCGTGGCAGAAGGATCAGGGAAACCTGAACAACACACTCGAGGTCGCCCAGGCCAAGTACCTCGCCGGTGAAGTGGCCGTCAAGGCTTCCCAGGTGGCCATGAAGATCCTCGGGGCCTACGGCTACTCCACGGAATACCCCGTGGCCCGCTACTACCGCGATGCCCCGACCTACCAGATCGTCGAAGGGTCCACCAACATCTGCAAGTGGATCGTGGCCCTCGATCAACTCGGCATCCGGAAGGCAAACCGGTAG